From one Streptomyces sp. Q6 genomic stretch:
- the rplS gene encoding 50S ribosomal protein L19: protein MSHLLDSVDSASLRSDIPAFRPGDTVNVHVRVIEGNRSRVQQFKGVVIRRQGAGVRETFTVRKVSFSVGVERTFPVHTPIVEKIELVTKGDVRRAKLYYLRDLRGKAAKIKEKREN, encoded by the coding sequence ATGTCTCACCTGCTCGACTCCGTCGACTCCGCGTCGCTGCGCAGCGACATCCCGGCCTTCCGCCCGGGTGACACCGTCAACGTCCACGTCCGCGTCATCGAGGGCAACCGCTCCCGTGTGCAGCAGTTCAAGGGCGTAGTCATCCGCCGCCAGGGCGCCGGTGTCCGCGAGACCTTCACGGTCCGCAAGGTCTCCTTCTCCGTGGGCGTCGAGCGCACCTTCCCGGTGCACACCCCGATCGTCGAGAAGATCGAGCTCGTCACCAAGGGTGACGTGCGTCGCGCCAAGCTGTACTACCTGCGCGACCTGCGCGGCAAGGCTGCGAAGATCAAGGAGAAGCGCGAGAACTGA
- a CDS encoding YraN family protein: MNARGAMGKYGEDLAARRLADAGMTVLARNWRAGRRGEIDIVARDGDAIVVCEVKTRRGQGAADGAFEHPMAAITPVKARRLRDLAERWVQEHGGAPPGGVRIDLVGVLLPERGAPRVEHVRGVS; the protein is encoded by the coding sequence GTGAACGCACGGGGCGCGATGGGGAAGTACGGCGAGGACCTGGCCGCCAGGCGGCTGGCCGACGCCGGTATGACGGTGCTCGCCAGGAACTGGCGGGCGGGCCGACGCGGCGAGATCGACATCGTGGCGCGGGACGGCGACGCGATCGTCGTCTGCGAGGTCAAGACGCGCAGGGGACAGGGCGCGGCCGACGGGGCCTTCGAGCATCCGATGGCCGCGATCACCCCGGTCAAGGCTCGGCGACTGAGGGATCTCGCCGAGCGCTGGGTGCAGGAACACGGGGGAGCGCCACCGGGCGGCGTCCGGATCGACCTGGTGGGCGTGCTGCTCCCGGAGCGCGGAGCACCGCGGGTCGAGCATGTGCGGGGGGTCTCCTGA
- the lepB gene encoding signal peptidase I, translating to MGSRGKRSGHRGDTRLPTGSRPTSGPVLPGRAERRKLARKVKRRRRRSAIKEIPLLIGVALLIALVLKTFLLQAFVIPSGSMEQTIKIGDRVVVDKLTPWFGAEVQRGDVVVFKDPGKWLEQETGQTKDDPVGVKQVKAGLTWIGLLPSADERDLIKRVVGVGGDTVKCCDKQGRVTVNGTPLNETAYIHPGNAPSKFDFSVKVPPGRLFVMGDHRANSADSRYHLTEGFNGTVSEASVVGRARAIVWPIGHWTTLGEPETFAAVADAQGSGSTAASGTSHRVASANSTASNANTSNSDGLIPLPSPAELPLVMGVVGLHRVGIRQRHGLRSGCGGLGGRRTVRAWARRAARAIRRRGESRRDGPGSRGR from the coding sequence ATGGGTAGCCGGGGGAAGCGGTCCGGTCACCGCGGCGACACCCGGCTGCCCACCGGGAGCCGGCCCACCAGCGGGCCCGTCCTGCCCGGCCGCGCCGAGCGCCGCAAGCTCGCACGCAAGGTGAAGCGCCGCAGAAGGCGCTCCGCGATCAAGGAGATACCTCTCCTCATAGGCGTGGCCCTGCTCATAGCCCTCGTCCTGAAGACGTTCCTCCTCCAGGCGTTCGTGATCCCGTCGGGCTCCATGGAGCAGACGATCAAGATCGGCGACCGGGTCGTGGTCGACAAACTCACCCCCTGGTTCGGCGCCGAGGTGCAGCGCGGCGATGTCGTCGTCTTCAAGGACCCCGGCAAGTGGCTGGAGCAGGAGACCGGGCAGACGAAGGACGACCCCGTCGGCGTCAAGCAGGTCAAGGCAGGTCTGACCTGGATCGGGCTGCTGCCCTCCGCCGACGAGCGCGATCTGATCAAGCGGGTCGTCGGAGTCGGTGGCGACACCGTGAAGTGCTGCGACAAGCAGGGCCGTGTCACGGTCAACGGGACGCCGCTGAACGAGACCGCGTACATCCACCCCGGCAACGCCCCCTCCAAGTTCGACTTTTCGGTGAAGGTTCCTCCGGGCCGGCTCTTCGTGATGGGCGATCACCGCGCCAACTCGGCGGACTCGCGGTACCACCTCACCGAGGGGTTCAACGGAACCGTCTCCGAGGCGTCGGTCGTGGGACGCGCCCGCGCGATCGTCTGGCCGATCGGCCACTGGACCACGCTCGGCGAGCCGGAGACGTTCGCCGCCGTGGCCGACGCGCAAGGCTCCGGATCGACCGCGGCGTCCGGTACGTCGCATAGGGTGGCCTCCGCGAACAGCACCGCGTCGAATGCGAACACATCGAATTCGGACGGATTGATCCCCCTCCCGAGCCCTGCGGAACTCCCGCTCGTTATGGGAGTGGTGGGCCTGCATCGCGTAGGGATCAGGCAGCGGCACGGACTGAGGAGTGGATGTGGGGGACTTGGCGGTCGGCGCACGGTCAGGGCATGGGCCCGAAGAGCAGCCCGGGCGATCCGACGACGCGGCGAGTCCCGCCGTGACGGGCCCGGTTCCCGAGGGCGGTGA
- a CDS encoding NUDIX hydrolase: MPELGGELRKVARVVLLDPENRVLLLHGHEPDDSADDWWFTPGGGLEGDETRDQAALRELAEETGITDVELGPVLWRRICSFPFDGRRWDQDEWYFLARTTSTAAHAVINEKGLTDLERRSVAGARWWTYRELAEAHETVYPTRLAELLNRLLVEGPPSRPLVLDTEIV, from the coding sequence GTGCCTGAGCTCGGCGGCGAACTGCGCAAGGTGGCCCGGGTCGTCCTGCTCGATCCCGAGAACCGCGTCCTGTTGCTGCACGGGCACGAGCCCGACGACAGCGCGGACGACTGGTGGTTCACGCCGGGCGGCGGCCTGGAGGGCGACGAGACGCGTGATCAGGCGGCGCTGCGGGAACTCGCCGAGGAGACCGGCATCACGGACGTGGAGCTGGGGCCTGTGCTGTGGCGGCGGATCTGCTCGTTCCCGTTCGACGGACGGCGCTGGGATCAGGACGAGTGGTACTTCCTGGCGCGTACGACGTCGACCGCGGCGCATGCGGTGATCAACGAGAAGGGCCTGACCGACCTGGAACGACGCAGCGTCGCGGGAGCACGTTGGTGGACGTACCGGGAACTGGCCGAGGCGCATGAGACGGTGTATCCGACCAGACTCGCCGAGCTGCTGAACCGGCTGCTCGTCGAGGGTCCCCCGAGCCGGCCGCTGGTTCTCGACACGGAAATCGTCTAG
- the rimM gene encoding ribosome maturation factor RimM (Essential for efficient processing of 16S rRNA), with protein sequence MQLVVGRIGRAHGIKGEVTVEVRTDEPELRLGPGAVLATDPAATGPLTIESGRVHSGRLLLRFEGVRDRTGAEALRNTLLIAEVDPEELPEDEDEFYDHQLMDLDVVTVDGIEVGRITEISHLPSQDLFIVERPDGSEVMIPFVEEIVTEIDLEEQKAIIDPPPGLIDDRAEIASPREDS encoded by the coding sequence GCGCCCACGGCATCAAGGGTGAGGTCACCGTCGAGGTGCGCACCGACGAGCCCGAGCTGCGGCTCGGTCCCGGCGCCGTGCTCGCCACGGACCCGGCCGCCACAGGTCCCCTCACCATCGAGTCCGGCCGGGTCCACTCCGGCCGCCTCCTGCTGCGCTTCGAGGGCGTACGCGACCGGACCGGCGCGGAGGCGCTGCGCAACACCCTCCTCATCGCCGAGGTCGATCCGGAGGAGCTGCCGGAGGACGAGGACGAGTTCTACGACCACCAGCTCATGGACCTGGACGTCGTCACGGTCGACGGCATCGAGGTCGGTCGCATCACGGAGATCTCCCACCTGCCCTCGCAGGACCTGTTCATCGTGGAGCGGCCCGACGGCAGCGAGGTCATGATCCCGTTCGTCGAGGAGATCGTCACCGAGATCGACCTCGAGGAGCAGAAGGCGATCATCGACCCGCCGCCCGGCCTGATCGACGACCGCGCCGAGATCGCTTCACCGCGCGAGGACTCGTAA
- a CDS encoding DUF2469 domain-containing protein, whose product MSAEDLEKYETEMELKLYREYRDVVGLFKYVIETERRFYLTNDYEMQVHSVQGEVFFEVSMADAWVWDMYRPARFVKQVRVLTFKDVNIEELNKSDLELPGS is encoded by the coding sequence ATGAGCGCCGAGGACCTCGAGAAGTACGAGACCGAGATGGAGCTGAAGCTCTACCGGGAGTACCGCGACGTCGTCGGGCTGTTCAAATATGTGATCGAGACCGAACGTCGTTTCTACCTCACCAATGACTATGAGATGCAGGTGCACTCGGTCCAGGGGGAGGTGTTCTTCGAGGTGTCGATGGCGGATGCCTGGGTCTGGGACATGTACCGGCCCGCTCGTTTCGTCAAGCAGGTACGCGTTCTCACGTTCAAGGACGTGAATATCGAGGAGCTCAACAAGAGCGATCTTGAGCTTCCCGGCAGCTGA
- the trmD gene encoding tRNA (guanosine(37)-N1)-methyltransferase TrmD yields the protein MRLDVVTIFPEYLEPLNVSLVGKARARGQLDVHVHDLRDWTHDRHNTVDDTPYGGGPGMVMKTEPWGECLDDVLAEGYESGAHGPVLVVPTPSGRPFTQELAVELSERPWLVFTPARYEGIDRRVIDEYATRMPVYEVSIGDYVLAGGEAAVLVVTEAVARLLPGVLGNAASHQDDSFAPGAMANLLEGPVFTKPPEWRGRDIPDVLLSGHHGKIARWRRDEALRRTVRNRPDLIVRTDPKAFDKKDREMLSILGWGPGSDGRFGPTPGAVEE from the coding sequence ATGCGCCTCGACGTCGTCACGATCTTCCCCGAGTACCTGGAACCGCTGAACGTCTCGCTGGTCGGCAAGGCCCGCGCGCGCGGGCAACTCGACGTCCACGTGCACGACTTGCGGGACTGGACGCACGACCGGCACAACACGGTCGACGACACTCCGTACGGCGGCGGCCCCGGCATGGTCATGAAGACCGAGCCGTGGGGCGAGTGCCTCGACGACGTGCTCGCCGAGGGGTACGAGAGCGGGGCGCACGGGCCCGTCCTGGTCGTCCCCACGCCCAGCGGGCGCCCCTTCACCCAGGAACTCGCCGTGGAGCTCTCCGAGCGCCCCTGGCTGGTGTTCACGCCGGCGCGCTACGAAGGCATCGACCGCCGCGTCATCGACGAGTACGCGACCCGTATGCCGGTCTACGAGGTCTCCATCGGTGACTACGTCCTCGCGGGCGGGGAAGCGGCCGTGCTCGTCGTCACGGAGGCCGTGGCGCGCCTGCTGCCGGGTGTCCTCGGCAACGCGGCCTCGCACCAGGACGACTCCTTCGCGCCGGGCGCCATGGCCAACCTCCTCGAAGGCCCCGTCTTCACCAAGCCGCCCGAGTGGCGCGGCCGGGACATCCCGGATGTGCTGCTCAGCGGCCACCACGGCAAGATCGCGCGCTGGCGGCGGGACGAGGCACTGCGCCGAACCGTGCGCAACCGGCCCGATCTGATCGTGCGCACCGACCCGAAGGCCTTCGACAAGAAGGACCGGGAAATGCTCTCGATCCTGGGCTGGGGCCCCGGCTCCGACGGCCGATTTGGGCCAACGCCCGGAGCCGTGGAAGAATAA
- the lepB gene encoding signal peptidase I: MGDLAVGARSGHGPEEQPGRSDDAASPAVTGPVPEGGDGVDASPASASEAGDGESKGKEKKPRSFWKELPLLIVIALVLALVIKTFLVQAFSIPSASMENTLQIGDRVLVDKLTPWFGSEPERGEVIVFHDPDGWLNGEPTAEPNAVQQVLSWVGLMPSADEKDLIKRVIGVGGDTVECKGTGPLKVNGKALNEPYVYADNTPCTADNMGGTFKVKVPEGKVWVMGDHRQDSMDSRYHQNDKNEGFVPVDNVVGRAIVVAWPPTHWSTLPVPDTFDQSGINAAASVAPGALGLAGAAPLVLWRRRKINKSLTDGNTRVSATGTAG; this comes from the coding sequence GTGGGGGACTTGGCGGTCGGCGCACGGTCAGGGCATGGGCCCGAAGAGCAGCCCGGGCGATCCGACGACGCGGCGAGTCCCGCCGTGACGGGCCCGGTTCCCGAGGGCGGTGACGGAGTGGACGCGTCCCCCGCGAGTGCCTCGGAAGCCGGTGACGGCGAGTCCAAGGGCAAGGAGAAGAAGCCTCGCTCATTCTGGAAGGAGCTGCCGCTCCTCATCGTCATCGCGCTGGTCCTGGCCCTGGTCATCAAGACGTTCCTGGTCCAGGCGTTCTCGATCCCGTCGGCCTCGATGGAGAACACGCTTCAGATCGGCGACCGCGTACTCGTCGACAAGCTCACCCCGTGGTTCGGCTCGGAGCCGGAGCGCGGCGAGGTCATCGTCTTCCATGACCCGGACGGCTGGCTGAACGGCGAGCCCACGGCCGAGCCGAACGCGGTGCAGCAGGTCCTGAGCTGGGTCGGCCTGATGCCGTCCGCCGACGAGAAGGACCTCATCAAGCGCGTGATCGGCGTCGGCGGCGACACCGTCGAGTGCAAGGGCACGGGCCCGCTCAAGGTGAACGGCAAGGCGCTGAACGAGCCGTACGTCTACGCCGACAACACCCCGTGCACCGCCGACAACATGGGCGGAACCTTCAAGGTGAAGGTTCCTGAGGGCAAAGTTTGGGTCATGGGCGATCACCGCCAGGACTCGATGGACTCCCGCTACCACCAGAACGACAAGAACGAGGGCTTCGTCCCGGTCGACAACGTCGTGGGCCGCGCCATCGTCGTCGCCTGGCCGCCCACCCACTGGTCGACGCTGCCGGTGCCGGACACCTTCGACCAGTCCGGTATCAACGCCGCGGCGAGCGTGGCCCCGGGGGCCCTCGGCCTCGCCGGTGCCGCACCGCTGGTGCTGTGGCGCAGGCGCAAGATCAACAAGAGCCTTACCGACGGGAACACCAGGGTTTCTGCGACCGGTACCGCCGGGTAG
- the lepB gene encoding signal peptidase I, whose protein sequence is MDTEAQHVERDRSSEPLEITSEGEEDRSRSSLLSRGIEAVAAWLPGGRITLSLLLCMAFLLAFTVFVMQPFQIPSGSMETTLRVGDRVLVNKLAYRFGAEPERGDVVVFDGSGYFGEADYIKRVVGVGGDHVVCCDSKGRIEVNGQSVDERSLLHAGDAASEVPFDIEVPQGTLFLLGDHRSDSRDSRDYLGAPGGGFVPVDHVIGKALWIAWPTGHWHSLSREDVYARVPATGGGHG, encoded by the coding sequence ATGGACACCGAAGCACAGCATGTGGAGCGCGACCGCTCCTCCGAGCCCCTCGAGATCACCTCAGAGGGCGAGGAGGACCGGTCGCGCTCCTCTTTGCTTTCCCGCGGCATCGAGGCGGTCGCCGCCTGGCTGCCGGGTGGCCGGATCACGCTCTCCCTGCTCCTGTGCATGGCGTTCCTCCTGGCCTTCACCGTTTTCGTGATGCAGCCGTTCCAGATCCCCAGCGGCTCCATGGAGACCACATTGAGGGTCGGGGACCGCGTTCTCGTAAATAAGTTGGCGTACCGTTTCGGTGCCGAACCGGAGCGCGGGGACGTGGTCGTTTTCGACGGCAGCGGGTACTTCGGTGAGGCGGACTACATCAAGCGCGTCGTGGGTGTGGGGGGCGACCATGTGGTCTGCTGCGACAGCAAGGGGAGGATCGAGGTGAACGGGCAGTCCGTGGACGAGCGCTCCTTGTTGCACGCGGGAGACGCGGCTTCAGAGGTGCCGTTCGACATCGAGGTTCCGCAGGGCACCCTCTTTCTGCTCGGAGACCACCGCAGCGACTCCCGTGACTCCCGCGACTACCTGGGCGCCCCGGGCGGCGGGTTCGTTCCCGTCGACCATGTGATCGGCAAGGCCCTGTGGATCGCGTGGCCGACCGGACACTGGCACTCCTTGTCACGCGAAGACGTCTACGCGCGCGTGCCCGCGACCGGCGGCGGCCATGGGTAG
- the lepB gene encoding signal peptidase I — MSTTRRTAEGRGKVGSALSGIAVALGCVLFLGGFVWGAFVYQPYTVPTDSMSPTIGAGDRVLAQRIDGSEIKRGDVVVFQEATWGELPMVKRVVGIGGDTIACCTDGKLTVNGKKIDEPYLQAGKNASLIGIESTTVPKGRLFLLGDERSGSLDSTVHLDDGVHGSVERGAVQARVDAVAWPMDGMLPKPTGFEELPGGISQPGPLKLMLTAVVVGAVLVLGGAAYGPIAKRTRRSRTRTPEPVRA; from the coding sequence ATGAGCACGACACGTCGTACGGCCGAGGGCCGCGGCAAGGTCGGCAGCGCGCTGTCGGGCATAGCCGTGGCCCTCGGCTGTGTGCTGTTCCTCGGCGGGTTCGTGTGGGGCGCCTTCGTGTACCAGCCGTACACGGTGCCGACCGACTCCATGTCACCGACGATCGGCGCGGGTGACCGGGTGCTCGCGCAGCGGATCGACGGCAGCGAGATCAAGCGCGGTGACGTCGTCGTCTTCCAGGAGGCGACCTGGGGCGAGCTGCCGATGGTCAAGCGGGTCGTCGGCATCGGCGGGGACACGATCGCCTGCTGCACGGACGGCAAGCTGACCGTCAACGGCAAGAAGATCGACGAACCGTATCTTCAGGCCGGCAAGAACGCCTCGCTCATCGGTATCGAGTCCACGACCGTCCCCAAGGGCCGGCTCTTCCTGCTCGGTGACGAGCGCAGCGGCTCCCTGGACTCCACCGTCCACCTCGACGACGGCGTGCACGGCTCGGTGGAGCGCGGTGCCGTGCAGGCCCGGGTGGACGCCGTGGCCTGGCCCATGGACGGCATGCTGCCCAAGCCCACCGGGTTCGAGGAGCTGCCCGGCGGGATCTCGCAGCCGGGGCCGCTCAAGCTGATGCTGACCGCTGTCGTCGTGGGCGCGGTGCTCGTGCTCGGTGGGGCGGCGTACGGGCCGATCGCGAAGCGGACCCGGCGCTCGCGGACCCGGACTCCGGAGCCGGTGCGTGCCTGA